The following coding sequences are from one Nicotiana tomentosiformis chromosome 3, ASM39032v3, whole genome shotgun sequence window:
- the LOC138907180 gene encoding calmodulin-binding protein 60 A-like isoform X1 yields the protein MEQILVFEDGNIRREEGNYKSETSNSRPPFTRVIRDVVSLCKLRRIVAAFLLAVFPFLVEDEFHSDLEIILTARYRNSKKKIHPCERRCLLLRFSHEIAPLVFTGECIFPKETKLELVDAITGLPVIHGPLSSAQVEIFLLKEDLGGDGEELNSYIMMQKRGGKSMRHKNPYLRLQGGIVSVDEIRFKHTPKYMRKLEVVRLGAKVIDLPEEIKVREALTGYFTVKDKHLKSKKRYPPLPTDDIWRLEQIQQNGPFHKRLTENGIRTVEDFLIELYNNPQRLQHFPYLQILGKSMSGDRWKITTRHAKTCNLDGRKASAHKLVETAFANWENCISIKHHLSSSKFSPSSCPTVDDCQHSELQNTSKSHLPTESNQWVVSGECSTSYAIAEQHTKSDGMSLAFTSSSHFTTDFSSLVQNDKDILHLGSFNQIPSMNSDSGEYLEKIVKFLSSDNIQLDDSPYVHSAVIHKEGTNLSNMDPVASMRKGKSKKSWAKIFSVTKWFLLMKRFVKLKNLRITKKRKFS from the exons ATGGAACAAATCTTAGTGTTCGAAGATGGTAATATTCGTAGAGAAGAAGGAAATTACAAGAGCGAAACAAGCAACTCTAGGCCACCTTTTACCAG GGTGATAAGGGATGTCGTTTCTCTCTGCAAGCTCCGGCGGATCGTGGCGGCCTTTCTACTAGCTGTGTTTCCGTTTCTG GTGGAGGATGAATTTCACTCTGACCTGGAAATAATTTTGACTGCTCGATACAG GAATTCCAAGAAGAAAATCCATCCTTGTGAAAGAAGATGTCTACTTTTAAGGTTCTCACACGAGATTGCTCCACTGGTATTTACTGGAGAGTGTATCTTTCCCAAAGAAACCAAATTGGAATTGGTTGATGCTATTACAGGACTCCCTGTGATACATGGACCTCTATCCTCAGCACAAGTTGAAATTTTTCTACTAAAGGAAGATCTTGGTGGTGATGGGGAAGAACTAAATAGTTATATTATGATGCAAAAAAGAGGTGGAAAATCAATGCGCCATAAAAATCCATATCTGAGGTTACAAGGAGGCATTGTTTCTGTTGATGAAATTAGATTCAAACACACTCCAAAGTATATGAGAAAATTGGAAGTGGTAAGGCTAGGAGCAAAGGTTATAGATCTACCTGAAGAAATTAAAGTGAGAGAGGCCCTGACAGGATACTTCACTGTTAAGGATAAACATTTAA AAAGCAAGAAGCGGTACCCTCCATTACCAACTGATGATATATGGAGACTAGAACAGATTCAACAGAATGGTCCTTTCCATAAACGGTTGACTGAAAATGGTATCAGGACAGTGGAGGATTTCCTAATTGAACTCTACAACAATCCTCAGAGGCTACAACAT TTTCCATACCTGCAGATCCTTGGCAAAAGCATGTCTGGTGATCGGTGGAAAATCACTACAAGGCATGCAAAGACATGCAATCTTGATGGAAGAAAG GCGTCTGCCCACAAGTTAGTGGAAACTGCATTTGCAAACTGGGAAAATTGCATTTCTATTAAACATCACTTATCATCGTCCAAATTTTCCCCATCATCCTGTCCCACGGTTGACGATTGCCAGCATTCAGAGCTTCAAAATACTTCA AAGTCACATTTGCCTACTGAAAGTAACCAGTGGGTAGTCAGTGGTGAATGCTCTACTTCTTATGCAATTGCGGAGCAGCATACAAAGTCAGATGGGATGTCACTTGCTTTCACTTCTTCTAGCCATTTTACAACCGATTTTAGTAGTTTGGTGCAAAATGATAAGGATATCCTACATCTGGGATCCTTCAACCAGATCCCATCTATGAATTCGGATTCAGGAGAATATTTGGAGAAAATTGTCAAGTTTCTTAGTTCTGATAATATTCAACTTGATGATTCTCCTTATGTTCACTCAGCTGTCATCCATAAAGAAGGAACAAATTTGAGCAACATGGATCCTGTGGCCTCTATGCGCAAAGGCAAGTCTAAGAAGAGTTGGGCCAAGATATTTAGTGTAACTAAATGGTTCTTACTCATGAAAAGGTTTGTTAAACTTAAAAATCTTCGTATTACCAAGAAGCGGAAATTTTCCTGA
- the LOC138907180 gene encoding calmodulin-binding protein 60 A-like isoform X2 → MEQILVFEDGNIRREEGNYKSETSNSRPPFTRVIRDVVSLCKLRRIVAAFLLAVFPFLVEDEFHSDLEIILTARYRNSKKKIHPCERRCLLLRFSHEIAPLVFTGECIFPKETKLELVDAITGLPVIHGPLSSAQVEIFLLKEDLGGDGEELNSYIMMQKRGGKSMRHKNPYLRLQGGIVSVDEIRFKHTPKYMRKLEVVRLGAKVIDLPEEIKVREALTGYFTVKDKHLKSKKRYPPLPTDDIWRLEQIQQNGPFHKRLTENGIRTVEDFLIELYNNPQRLQHILGKSMSGDRWKITTRHAKTCNLDGRKASAHKLVETAFANWENCISIKHHLSSSKFSPSSCPTVDDCQHSELQNTSKSHLPTESNQWVVSGECSTSYAIAEQHTKSDGMSLAFTSSSHFTTDFSSLVQNDKDILHLGSFNQIPSMNSDSGEYLEKIVKFLSSDNIQLDDSPYVHSAVIHKEGTNLSNMDPVASMRKGKSKKSWAKIFSVTKWFLLMKRFVKLKNLRITKKRKFS, encoded by the exons ATGGAACAAATCTTAGTGTTCGAAGATGGTAATATTCGTAGAGAAGAAGGAAATTACAAGAGCGAAACAAGCAACTCTAGGCCACCTTTTACCAG GGTGATAAGGGATGTCGTTTCTCTCTGCAAGCTCCGGCGGATCGTGGCGGCCTTTCTACTAGCTGTGTTTCCGTTTCTG GTGGAGGATGAATTTCACTCTGACCTGGAAATAATTTTGACTGCTCGATACAG GAATTCCAAGAAGAAAATCCATCCTTGTGAAAGAAGATGTCTACTTTTAAGGTTCTCACACGAGATTGCTCCACTGGTATTTACTGGAGAGTGTATCTTTCCCAAAGAAACCAAATTGGAATTGGTTGATGCTATTACAGGACTCCCTGTGATACATGGACCTCTATCCTCAGCACAAGTTGAAATTTTTCTACTAAAGGAAGATCTTGGTGGTGATGGGGAAGAACTAAATAGTTATATTATGATGCAAAAAAGAGGTGGAAAATCAATGCGCCATAAAAATCCATATCTGAGGTTACAAGGAGGCATTGTTTCTGTTGATGAAATTAGATTCAAACACACTCCAAAGTATATGAGAAAATTGGAAGTGGTAAGGCTAGGAGCAAAGGTTATAGATCTACCTGAAGAAATTAAAGTGAGAGAGGCCCTGACAGGATACTTCACTGTTAAGGATAAACATTTAA AAAGCAAGAAGCGGTACCCTCCATTACCAACTGATGATATATGGAGACTAGAACAGATTCAACAGAATGGTCCTTTCCATAAACGGTTGACTGAAAATGGTATCAGGACAGTGGAGGATTTCCTAATTGAACTCTACAACAATCCTCAGAGGCTACAACAT ATCCTTGGCAAAAGCATGTCTGGTGATCGGTGGAAAATCACTACAAGGCATGCAAAGACATGCAATCTTGATGGAAGAAAG GCGTCTGCCCACAAGTTAGTGGAAACTGCATTTGCAAACTGGGAAAATTGCATTTCTATTAAACATCACTTATCATCGTCCAAATTTTCCCCATCATCCTGTCCCACGGTTGACGATTGCCAGCATTCAGAGCTTCAAAATACTTCA AAGTCACATTTGCCTACTGAAAGTAACCAGTGGGTAGTCAGTGGTGAATGCTCTACTTCTTATGCAATTGCGGAGCAGCATACAAAGTCAGATGGGATGTCACTTGCTTTCACTTCTTCTAGCCATTTTACAACCGATTTTAGTAGTTTGGTGCAAAATGATAAGGATATCCTACATCTGGGATCCTTCAACCAGATCCCATCTATGAATTCGGATTCAGGAGAATATTTGGAGAAAATTGTCAAGTTTCTTAGTTCTGATAATATTCAACTTGATGATTCTCCTTATGTTCACTCAGCTGTCATCCATAAAGAAGGAACAAATTTGAGCAACATGGATCCTGTGGCCTCTATGCGCAAAGGCAAGTCTAAGAAGAGTTGGGCCAAGATATTTAGTGTAACTAAATGGTTCTTACTCATGAAAAGGTTTGTTAAACTTAAAAATCTTCGTATTACCAAGAAGCGGAAATTTTCCTGA
- the LOC138907180 gene encoding calmodulin-binding protein 60 A-like isoform X3, translating into MEQILVFEDGNIRREEGNYKSETSNSRPPFTRVIRDVVSLCKLRRIVAAFLLAVFPFLVEDEFHSDLEIILTARYRNSKKKIHPCERRCLLLRFSHEIAPLVFTGECIFPKETKLELVDAITGLPVIHGPLSSAQVEIFLLKEDLGGDGEELNSYIMMQKRGGKSMRHKNPYLRLQGGIVSVDEIRFKHTPKYMRKLEVVRLGAKVIDLPEEIKVREALTGYFTVKDKHLKSKKRYPPLPTDDIWRLEQIQQNGPFHKRLTENGIRTVEDFLIELYNNPQRLQHFPYLQILGKSMSGDRWKITTRHAKTCNLDGRKASAHKLVETAFANWENCISIKHHLSSSKFSPSSCPTVDDCQHSELQNTSRSISATLLI; encoded by the exons ATGGAACAAATCTTAGTGTTCGAAGATGGTAATATTCGTAGAGAAGAAGGAAATTACAAGAGCGAAACAAGCAACTCTAGGCCACCTTTTACCAG GGTGATAAGGGATGTCGTTTCTCTCTGCAAGCTCCGGCGGATCGTGGCGGCCTTTCTACTAGCTGTGTTTCCGTTTCTG GTGGAGGATGAATTTCACTCTGACCTGGAAATAATTTTGACTGCTCGATACAG GAATTCCAAGAAGAAAATCCATCCTTGTGAAAGAAGATGTCTACTTTTAAGGTTCTCACACGAGATTGCTCCACTGGTATTTACTGGAGAGTGTATCTTTCCCAAAGAAACCAAATTGGAATTGGTTGATGCTATTACAGGACTCCCTGTGATACATGGACCTCTATCCTCAGCACAAGTTGAAATTTTTCTACTAAAGGAAGATCTTGGTGGTGATGGGGAAGAACTAAATAGTTATATTATGATGCAAAAAAGAGGTGGAAAATCAATGCGCCATAAAAATCCATATCTGAGGTTACAAGGAGGCATTGTTTCTGTTGATGAAATTAGATTCAAACACACTCCAAAGTATATGAGAAAATTGGAAGTGGTAAGGCTAGGAGCAAAGGTTATAGATCTACCTGAAGAAATTAAAGTGAGAGAGGCCCTGACAGGATACTTCACTGTTAAGGATAAACATTTAA AAAGCAAGAAGCGGTACCCTCCATTACCAACTGATGATATATGGAGACTAGAACAGATTCAACAGAATGGTCCTTTCCATAAACGGTTGACTGAAAATGGTATCAGGACAGTGGAGGATTTCCTAATTGAACTCTACAACAATCCTCAGAGGCTACAACAT TTTCCATACCTGCAGATCCTTGGCAAAAGCATGTCTGGTGATCGGTGGAAAATCACTACAAGGCATGCAAAGACATGCAATCTTGATGGAAGAAAG GCGTCTGCCCACAAGTTAGTGGAAACTGCATTTGCAAACTGGGAAAATTGCATTTCTATTAAACATCACTTATCATCGTCCAAATTTTCCCCATCATCCTGTCCCACGGTTGACGATTGCCAGCATTCAGAGCTTCAAAATACTTCA AGAAGTATTTCAGCTACTTTGCTAATTTGa